Proteins encoded within one genomic window of Pseudomonas cannabina:
- a CDS encoding HAL/PAL/TAL family ammonia-lyase, with translation MSRAEQIVIGEAPLGWQDVVAVARHGAPLRLSDAAWARVDNAQAIVQQIVLSGERAYGVNTGLGALCNVSLEGEQLSRLSRNTLLSHACGVGAPLADEQTRAIICAAILNYSQGKSGIHRQVVEALLALLNRGITPQVPSQGSVGYLTHMAHVGIALLGVGQVSYRGQIVPAVQALSEEGLAPVIFGAKDGLCLVNGTPCMTGLSCLAIADAERLSQWADVIGAMTFEALRGQLDAFDESILALKPHPGMQQMGKNLRSVLAGSDVLASSQGIRTQDALSIRSIPQVHGATRDQLAHAIRQVETELNSVTDNPMLLGTPDAWRVVSQANPHGQSVAMAADVLCMAMAELGSIAERRLDRLINPLVSGLPAFLVSQPGVNSGMMIVQYVAASLCAENRQLAQPAVVDNYVTSGLQEDHLSLGTSAALKLHKVLGNATQILAIEYLLAAQAFEFLKTQRFGVGTDMAWRLLRERVPAYDEDRWLAPDIASSAALLTDETSLERVFQHCRDHAPDQ, from the coding sequence ATGTCGCGAGCAGAACAGATCGTCATCGGTGAAGCCCCGTTGGGCTGGCAGGACGTCGTCGCCGTGGCCCGACATGGCGCGCCATTGCGCCTGTCGGACGCCGCATGGGCGCGAGTCGATAACGCCCAGGCCATCGTGCAGCAGATCGTCCTCAGCGGCGAGCGCGCGTATGGCGTGAACACCGGGCTCGGCGCGCTGTGCAACGTGTCGCTAGAGGGCGAACAACTCAGCCGTCTGTCGCGCAATACCCTGCTCAGCCACGCCTGCGGCGTCGGTGCGCCGCTGGCCGATGAACAGACCCGCGCGATCATCTGCGCCGCCATTCTCAACTACAGCCAGGGCAAGTCCGGCATTCACCGGCAAGTGGTCGAAGCGCTGCTGGCCTTGCTCAACCGGGGCATAACGCCACAAGTGCCCTCGCAGGGTTCGGTGGGTTATCTGACCCACATGGCGCACGTTGGCATCGCGCTACTGGGCGTGGGTCAGGTCAGTTATCGCGGGCAGATCGTCCCGGCTGTGCAGGCGTTGAGCGAAGAAGGTCTGGCACCGGTAATATTCGGCGCCAAAGACGGGCTGTGCCTGGTCAACGGTACGCCCTGCATGACCGGCCTGAGCTGCCTGGCTATCGCCGATGCCGAGCGTCTGAGCCAGTGGGCCGACGTGATCGGCGCCATGACTTTTGAAGCCCTGCGCGGCCAACTCGATGCGTTCGATGAAAGCATTCTCGCGCTCAAGCCGCATCCGGGCATGCAGCAAATGGGCAAGAACCTGCGCAGCGTGTTGGCAGGCAGCGACGTGCTGGCCAGCAGCCAGGGCATTCGCACGCAGGACGCACTCAGCATTCGCTCGATTCCTCAGGTTCACGGCGCGACCCGCGACCAACTGGCCCACGCCATTCGCCAGGTCGAGACCGAGCTGAACTCGGTCACCGATAACCCGATGCTGCTCGGCACGCCCGACGCCTGGCGCGTGGTGTCTCAGGCCAACCCGCATGGCCAGTCGGTAGCGATGGCGGCGGATGTGCTGTGCATGGCGATGGCCGAACTGGGCTCTATCGCCGAGCGGCGGCTGGATCGCCTGATCAACCCGCTGGTCAGCGGCCTGCCGGCGTTTCTGGTCAGCCAGCCGGGGGTCAACTCGGGAATGATGATTGTCCAGTACGTCGCCGCCTCGTTGTGCGCGGAAAACCGCCAGTTGGCCCAGCCCGCAGTGGTCGACAACTACGTCACCTCCGGCCTGCAGGAAGATCACCTGAGCCTGGGCACCAGCGCCGCGCTCAAGCTGCACAAGGTGCTGGGCAATGCCACACAGATTCTGGCCATCGAGTATTTGCTGGCAGCGCAGGCGTTCGAATTTCTAAAGACGCAACGTTTTGGCGTCGGTACGGACATGGCCTGGCGGCTGCTGCGCGAGCGGGTTCCGGCCTACGACGAAGATCGCTGGCTGGCCCCCGACATCGCCAGCAGCGCTGCGCTGCTCACAGACGAAACATCGTTGGAAAGGGTTTTCCAGCACTGCCGCGATCATGCGCCAGACCAATAA